In one window of Spirochaetaceae bacterium DNA:
- a CDS encoding sodium:glutamate symporter yields MNFAWELFIDLGIIAAALVIATLLRAWVRVFQSFLIPNAIIAGLLLLPFYNWVAPFLGIGRDGLQNLVFHLLNLTFIAIALRPSPPRQRSTAVLGTATVIISQFALQGLFGLGLTFLFIVLPMLPALFPSYGFLVTLGYVLGPGQAFSIGLSWQPLGFADAASLGLIFGAIGFLVACFGGLSLINLGMRRGYLKLDAKEIRARRSESGLIAPGERRPVGLRQTTRSEAIDTLSLMLAAVFGVYLLTYLLLRGLTGVLMPLGGAVAQIAEGLWGIAFVFGLLVALLLKAVLRATGWDHLLEERGLTRISGGAVDFMVAAALGAIAISVVRTNWLPIVVFALLMAALAGLSIMWLGSRLFADDFAFERVVLFWGTLTGTLSTGLALLRAVDPEFKTPAASDYLYASALTFFLVLPLILVSGFPALAYANGNRTLYLVTVAVLLLYVALVAGAHALLCRRAGRRGFADITRLWTSG; encoded by the coding sequence GTGAACTTCGCCTGGGAGCTGTTCATCGACCTCGGGATCATCGCGGCCGCGCTGGTCATCGCCACGCTGCTGCGCGCCTGGGTCCGGGTTTTCCAATCCTTCCTCATCCCCAACGCGATCATCGCCGGCCTGTTGCTGCTGCCGTTCTACAACTGGGTCGCACCGTTCCTCGGCATCGGCCGCGACGGGCTGCAGAACCTGGTCTTCCACCTGCTCAACCTCACCTTCATCGCCATCGCGTTGCGTCCGAGCCCGCCGCGGCAACGGTCCACGGCCGTCCTGGGCACCGCCACGGTGATCATCTCGCAGTTCGCCCTGCAGGGCCTGTTCGGTCTGGGCCTGACCTTCCTGTTCATCGTGCTGCCGATGCTGCCGGCGCTGTTTCCGAGCTACGGGTTCCTGGTCACGCTCGGCTACGTGCTGGGGCCGGGGCAGGCATTTTCGATCGGCCTGAGCTGGCAGCCGCTGGGGTTTGCCGACGCGGCGAGCCTGGGGCTGATCTTCGGCGCCATCGGGTTCCTGGTGGCGTGCTTCGGCGGCCTGTCGCTGATCAATCTCGGCATGCGCCGCGGCTACCTCAAGCTGGACGCGAAGGAGATCCGCGCCCGGCGTTCCGAGTCGGGGCTGATTGCGCCGGGCGAACGGCGGCCGGTCGGCCTGCGGCAGACCACGCGCAGCGAAGCGATCGACACGCTCTCGCTCATGCTGGCGGCGGTGTTCGGCGTCTACCTGCTCACCTACCTGCTGCTGCGCGGCCTCACCGGCGTGCTGATGCCGCTCGGCGGCGCGGTGGCCCAGATCGCCGAGGGATTGTGGGGCATAGCCTTCGTATTCGGCCTGCTGGTGGCCCTGCTGCTGAAGGCGGTGCTGCGCGCGACCGGGTGGGATCACCTGTTGGAGGAGCGCGGCCTGACGCGGATCAGCGGCGGCGCGGTGGACTTCATGGTGGCCGCGGCTCTCGGCGCCATTGCGATCAGCGTGGTGCGCACCAACTGGCTGCCGATCGTGGTGTTTGCGCTGCTGATGGCCGCGCTGGCCGGGCTGTCGATCATGTGGCTCGGGTCGCGCCTGTTCGCGGACGACTTCGCGTTCGAGCGCGTGGTGCTGTTCTGGGGCACGCTGACCGGAACGCTGAGCACCGGGCTGGCGCTGCTGCGCGCGGTGGACCCGGAGTTCAAGACGCCGGCCGCCTCCGACTACCTGTACGCCTCCGCGCTCACCTTCTTCCTCGTGCTGCCGCTGATCCTGGTGTCGGGGTTCCCGGCGCTCGCGTACGCCAACGGCAACCGCACGCTCTACCTGGTCACGGTGGCGGTGCTGCTGCTGTACGTGGCGCTGGTCGCGGGCGCCCACGCGCTGCTGTGCCGGCGGGCCGGGCGGCGCGGGTTCGCCGACATCACGCGCTTGTGGACCTCCGGATAG
- a CDS encoding translation initiation factor Sui1 — MSRARRRGGGGFVYSSDEGRLCPACGRPVARCACAGDRRTRRPRAPGPVRVGRQTKGRKGSGVTVITGLPLSARELSELASELKRRCGSGGTARNGTIEIQGDHRDLLVAELAARGWPAKRAGG; from the coding sequence ATGAGTCGCGCCCGCCGTCGCGGCGGCGGCGGCTTTGTTTACTCCAGCGACGAAGGCCGGCTGTGCCCCGCCTGTGGGCGCCCGGTGGCGCGCTGCGCGTGTGCGGGCGACCGGCGTACGCGGCGCCCGCGGGCGCCGGGGCCGGTGCGGGTCGGACGGCAGACCAAGGGCCGCAAGGGCAGCGGGGTGACCGTGATTACCGGGCTGCCTCTGAGTGCGCGGGAATTATCGGAACTGGCCAGCGAACTGAAGCGCCGCTGCGGCTCCGGGGGCACGGCGCGCAACGGGACCATCGAAATCCAGGGTGACCATCGCGACCTGCTGGTGGCGGAGCTTGCCGCCCGCGGCTGGCCGGCGAAGCGCGCGGGGGGATGA
- a CDS encoding HEAT repeat domain-containing protein — translation MNKIDPRYLLTDEQMRGFIVDGYVQVQTHLPDTVHEAIFNRSESLFAGTSDPRKDFDRNPQNNIVPMIPELRHVLEAPEVVGALTSILGPNYLLHPHRHCHPNYPAAGNGGNGAGGNGADGDSGPRLTMIPHKDGHANGAKPRHRVPRWAIIFYYPQDCPQDQGPTAVIPRSQYHNVLTHDIDLQFPNKDSKIPVPETGSGGSLLLPDSYVYRELLPLSCPMGTVSIMHFDVGHSVLANLMERMRYGHKFVFMRTRNPTAPSWNSTTVHWQPPALPDSAPDNEIVWSSIWNWLRGSADRFARGPGADSGAVQDQLAALASGDDLERAGAANALGFAAARDDGVAEKVAEPLCGALRDTFEPVRLNALYALGAAGEEAVPHLLAMLQEGADYFDRNQVLNINHVADALATIGVPAAAPLMEALGDPAEHVRASAAYGLGEMGPAAAGAVGALIRAVREDTAPVRFHAISALGMIGTPAAPIIDALIPVLDSEDGGEPLFEVGISRTQLRNVAVQALIRVDARTPEATAALARAVNDREPYVAAFAGEQLRRIGTAEALGHLADALSWTRWFSSRVVTEADRKQFFEKLMKVFQRQRGDAPVTAV, via the coding sequence ATGAACAAGATCGATCCCCGCTATCTCCTGACGGACGAGCAGATGCGCGGCTTCATCGTGGATGGTTACGTCCAGGTGCAGACCCACCTGCCGGACACGGTCCATGAAGCGATTTTCAACCGCTCCGAAAGCCTGTTCGCGGGCACCAGCGACCCGCGCAAGGACTTCGACCGCAATCCACAGAACAACATCGTACCGATGATTCCCGAATTGCGCCACGTACTCGAAGCGCCGGAGGTGGTAGGCGCGCTGACCAGCATTCTCGGCCCGAATTACCTGCTGCACCCGCACCGGCATTGCCACCCCAACTACCCCGCCGCCGGCAACGGCGGCAACGGCGCCGGCGGCAACGGCGCCGATGGCGATAGCGGTCCGCGGCTGACCATGATCCCGCACAAGGACGGCCACGCCAACGGCGCCAAGCCGCGCCATCGCGTGCCGCGCTGGGCGATCATCTTCTACTATCCGCAGGATTGCCCGCAGGACCAGGGACCGACCGCGGTGATTCCGCGCTCCCAGTACCACAACGTGCTCACGCACGACATCGACCTGCAATTCCCGAACAAGGACTCGAAGATTCCCGTTCCCGAGACCGGGTCCGGCGGCTCGCTGCTGCTGCCGGACAGCTACGTCTACCGCGAGCTGCTGCCGTTGTCCTGTCCCATGGGCACCGTCTCGATCATGCACTTCGACGTCGGACACTCGGTGCTCGCCAACCTGATGGAGCGGATGCGTTACGGCCACAAGTTCGTGTTCATGCGCACCCGCAACCCGACCGCTCCGAGCTGGAATTCGACCACCGTGCACTGGCAGCCGCCCGCGCTGCCCGACAGCGCTCCCGACAACGAGATTGTGTGGAGCTCGATCTGGAACTGGCTGCGCGGCAGCGCGGACCGCTTCGCGCGCGGCCCCGGCGCGGACTCCGGTGCGGTGCAGGACCAGCTCGCGGCGCTCGCTTCGGGTGACGACCTGGAACGGGCAGGCGCGGCGAACGCGCTTGGCTTCGCGGCCGCGCGTGATGACGGGGTTGCCGAGAAAGTGGCGGAGCCGCTGTGCGGCGCGCTGCGCGACACCTTCGAGCCGGTGCGGCTGAACGCCCTGTACGCGCTCGGCGCCGCCGGCGAGGAGGCCGTTCCGCACCTGCTGGCGATGCTGCAGGAGGGCGCCGACTACTTCGATCGCAACCAGGTGCTCAACATCAACCACGTGGCCGACGCATTGGCCACCATCGGAGTGCCCGCGGCGGCTCCGCTGATGGAGGCGCTCGGCGATCCGGCCGAGCACGTGCGTGCCAGCGCGGCCTACGGCCTCGGCGAGATGGGACCGGCTGCCGCCGGCGCGGTTGGCGCCCTGATCCGGGCGGTGCGCGAAGATACCGCTCCGGTACGGTTTCACGCCATCTCCGCCCTCGGCATGATCGGCACGCCGGCGGCGCCGATCATCGACGCGCTGATTCCGGTGCTCGACAGCGAGGATGGCGGCGAACCGTTGTTCGAGGTCGGTATTTCCCGCACGCAGTTGCGCAACGTGGCGGTACAGGCGTTGATCCGCGTAGACGCGCGCACTCCGGAGGCGACGGCCGCGCTCGCGCGCGCGGTCAACGACCGGGAGCCCTACGTGGCCGCGTTCGCCGGCGAGCAGCTGCGCCGCATCGGCACGGCCGAGGCGCTCGGCCACCTGGCCGACGCGCTGAGTTGGACGCGCTGGTTCTCGTCGCGCGTGGTGACCGAGGCGGACCGCAAGCAGTTCTTCGAGAAGCTGATGAAGGTGTTCCAACGTCAGCGCGGCGACGCTCCGGTCACCGCGGTGTAG
- a CDS encoding SDR family NAD(P)-dependent oxidoreductase produces MRLANKRIIVTGAATGIGRATARLTAAEGARVAALDINDGDGRSIVDEICRSGGRARYWHADVRDGGQVAAALSQALDWFGGGVDVLLHLAGILQGAAAELPSFPDAVWDEVIDVNLKGSYLVSKQVAGPMIAAGSGVIVLCSSGAGVTGGSSSFAYGSSKGATHGLSLVLAQRLAPHGIRVHDVCPGSVETPLKVAQLRAVLEQDGDRAGFEREMRSLVPADGVAPVFAFLASDEARYLRGSLFTS; encoded by the coding sequence GTGCGTCTTGCAAACAAGAGGATCATCGTAACCGGCGCGGCGACCGGAATCGGCCGCGCCACCGCGCGGCTGACGGCGGCGGAGGGCGCTCGGGTGGCGGCTCTGGACATCAACGACGGCGATGGCCGGTCGATCGTCGACGAGATATGCCGGTCGGGCGGCCGTGCCCGCTACTGGCATGCCGACGTACGCGACGGCGGACAGGTCGCGGCCGCGCTGAGTCAGGCGCTGGACTGGTTCGGCGGCGGCGTCGACGTGCTGCTGCACCTGGCCGGCATCCTGCAGGGTGCCGCGGCGGAGTTGCCGTCGTTCCCGGATGCGGTGTGGGACGAGGTGATCGACGTCAACCTGAAGGGATCCTACCTGGTCAGCAAGCAGGTTGCCGGGCCGATGATCGCGGCCGGGTCCGGTGTCATCGTGCTGTGCAGCTCGGGAGCGGGCGTCACCGGCGGCAGCTCATCCTTCGCCTACGGTTCGAGCAAGGGGGCGACGCACGGCCTGAGCCTGGTGCTGGCGCAACGGCTGGCGCCGCACGGCATCCGCGTGCACGACGTGTGTCCGGGCTCGGTCGAGACGCCGCTCAAGGTGGCGCAGTTGCGCGCGGTGCTGGAACAGGACGGCGACCGGGCCGGGTTCGAGCGGGAGATGCGCAGCCTGGTTCCGGCGGACGGAGTCGCCCCGGTGTTCGCCTTTCTCGCCTCCGACGAGGCGCGCTACCTGCGAGGCTCCCTGTTTACCAGTTGA
- a CDS encoding LLM class flavin-dependent oxidoreductase, which translates to MRLGLFLILPQPPGTSQRQVFATALEDAAAAERLGFDSVWVTEHHGSAYGLSAAPSVVAAAIAARTARVAVGYAVNVTPLHAPVRLAEEIATVDQISGGRVIAGFGPGYSPVEFHTMGADFASRHRAHQDVIDTVVDRWLTGGGVRPLQVPHPPVAVTGATPEAASWAARRGYDLLTLGDEEHSARLRRAYRRDAQLGAAGARAGRFCLLRSICAVTPHTTADPPPVRDAIRWTLEHRNRMVAQPPPSEAQVDEYLRQRALIGPVDALRRGLRRLAAAGVDELLCWCRWGMLGDRTVRATMQALAGRAA; encoded by the coding sequence ATGCGCCTCGGGCTGTTCCTGATCCTGCCGCAACCTCCGGGCACGTCGCAGCGGCAGGTGTTCGCCACCGCGCTGGAGGACGCCGCCGCGGCGGAGCGGCTGGGCTTCGACAGCGTCTGGGTCACCGAGCATCACGGCTCGGCCTACGGGCTGAGCGCGGCACCGTCGGTGGTTGCGGCGGCCATTGCCGCTCGCACCGCGCGCGTCGCGGTCGGCTACGCCGTCAACGTCACGCCGCTGCACGCGCCGGTCCGGCTGGCGGAAGAGATCGCCACCGTCGATCAGATCTCCGGCGGGCGGGTGATCGCCGGCTTCGGTCCCGGCTACTCGCCGGTGGAATTCCACACCATGGGCGCCGACTTCGCGTCGCGCCACCGCGCCCATCAGGACGTGATAGACACCGTGGTCGACCGGTGGCTCACCGGCGGCGGCGTGCGCCCCCTGCAGGTCCCGCATCCGCCGGTTGCGGTAACCGGCGCCACGCCGGAGGCCGCCTCGTGGGCGGCGCGCCGCGGCTACGACCTGCTCACGCTCGGCGACGAGGAGCACAGCGCGCGCCTGCGCCGAGCATACCGGCGGGACGCGCAATTGGGCGCCGCCGGCGCCCGGGCGGGCCGCTTCTGCCTGTTGCGCAGCATCTGCGCCGTGACGCCGCACACCACGGCCGACCCGCCGCCGGTGCGCGACGCGATCCGCTGGACGCTAGAGCACCGCAACCGGATGGTGGCGCAGCCGCCGCCAAGCGAAGCGCAGGTAGACGAATACCTGCGTCAACGGGCACTGATCGGTCCCGTGGACGCGCTGCGCCGCGGCCTGAGACGCCTTGCGGCCGCCGGGGTCGACGAACTGCTGTGCTGGTGCCGGTGGGGGATGCTCGGCGACCGCACGGTACGCGCCACCATGCAGGCGCTCGCCGGCCGCGCGGCATAA
- the mftG gene encoding mycofactocin system GMC family oxidoreductase MftG has translation MAQRTEGYDVIIVGAGASGAVLAARLSEDRGRRVLLLEAGPDFPDGRLPDEIRYGYGRDRDLWARAFGLDTAFGWGYRARATSRQPAMFVPRGKVVGGSSAINAQIFLRGVPEDYDSWAADGCPGWSFEELLPSLRRVEADPDFDDPYHGRDGPIPVRRFKDRELLPDQRAFRDACLAAGYAECADHNAPGAAGVGPLPMNNPGGIRWSAALGYLAPARGRPNLTIRAECRVDTLLLDRGRAIGVEAAGERILAAETVLCGGAIGSPHLLLRSGIGPTDQLRAAGVRPVQDLPGVGANLRDHPQVSVVVRTGAAHRQSGAEPRIQVGLSYTAAGSPLRNDMLTIVAGFATREGHYRPSTSAPVGFSVVPQLYLAAGSGSVCLRSADPAVLPVLDYNYLAEASDRERLREGVRIAAQLLEHSGFRPLAAQRISPADEELRCDAALDDWLTRTVATSHHSSSTCRMGAADNRAAVVDAHGRVYGVPGLRVADASIMPDCVRANTNYTCMAIGERIAELMGC, from the coding sequence GTGGCGCAGCGTACAGAGGGCTACGACGTAATCATCGTCGGCGCCGGGGCGTCCGGGGCGGTGCTGGCGGCGCGGCTCAGCGAGGATCGGGGTCGCCGCGTGCTGCTCCTGGAGGCGGGCCCCGACTTCCCCGACGGGAGGCTGCCGGACGAGATCCGCTACGGCTACGGGCGTGACCGCGACCTGTGGGCGCGGGCATTCGGGTTGGATACCGCGTTCGGCTGGGGCTACCGGGCGCGCGCCACGAGCCGTCAGCCCGCCATGTTCGTACCGCGCGGCAAGGTGGTGGGAGGGTCGAGCGCCATCAATGCGCAGATCTTCCTGCGCGGCGTGCCGGAAGACTACGACTCCTGGGCCGCCGACGGCTGTCCGGGATGGAGCTTCGAGGAACTGCTGCCGAGCCTGCGGCGCGTTGAGGCGGACCCGGACTTCGACGATCCCTACCATGGCCGGGACGGGCCGATCCCGGTGCGCCGCTTCAAGGACCGCGAACTGCTGCCCGATCAGCGCGCGTTCCGGGACGCATGCCTGGCGGCCGGCTACGCCGAGTGCGCGGACCACAACGCACCCGGTGCGGCCGGCGTGGGGCCGCTGCCGATGAACAATCCCGGCGGCATCCGCTGGAGCGCCGCGCTCGGCTACCTTGCCCCGGCACGCGGGCGGCCCAACCTGACCATCCGCGCGGAGTGCCGCGTCGATACGCTGCTGCTCGACCGGGGCCGGGCGATCGGCGTGGAGGCGGCGGGCGAGCGCATCCTCGCCGCCGAGACGGTGCTGTGCGGCGGCGCAATCGGCTCGCCCCACCTGCTGCTGCGCTCCGGCATCGGACCGACGGACCAGTTGCGCGCGGCCGGCGTGCGCCCGGTTCAGGACCTGCCCGGCGTGGGCGCCAACCTGCGCGATCATCCGCAAGTCAGCGTCGTGGTGCGCACGGGCGCGGCGCATCGGCAATCGGGCGCGGAGCCGCGCATCCAGGTGGGTCTGAGCTACACCGCGGCCGGTTCGCCGCTGCGCAACGACATGCTGACCATCGTCGCCGGATTCGCCACCCGGGAGGGCCACTACCGGCCATCGACGTCGGCGCCGGTGGGGTTCTCCGTGGTGCCGCAGCTCTACCTGGCCGCCGGCAGCGGCAGCGTCTGCCTGCGATCGGCCGATCCCGCCGTGCTGCCCGTGCTGGACTACAACTACCTTGCCGAAGCGTCCGACCGTGAACGGCTCCGGGAGGGCGTTCGCATCGCTGCCCAACTGCTGGAGCACTCCGGCTTCCGCCCGCTGGCGGCACAGCGCATCAGCCCCGCCGACGAGGAACTGCGTTGCGACGCCGCCCTCGACGACTGGCTGACGCGGACGGTGGCGACCAGCCACCACAGTTCTTCCACCTGCCGGATGGGCGCCGCCGACAACCGGGCGGCGGTAGTCGATGCGCACGGCCGGGTATACGGCGTGCCGGGGCTGCGCGTGGCCGACGCGTCGATCATGCCCGACTGCGTGCGCGCCAATACCAACTACACCTGCATGGCGATCGGCGAACGGATCGCGGAACTGATGGGCTGCTGA
- a CDS encoding 3-isopropylmalate dehydrogenase: MSETIKLAVIPGDGTGPEVTAEACKVLEAVAPLEGVTFERVDFDYGGDRYLATGEVITERQIDELRQFDAIYLGAIGHPEVAPGILEKGLLLSIRFQLDQYINLRPVKLYPGVDCPLKDKGPEHIRFDVIRENTEDLYCGAGGFLRKHTAQEIATQEMIATRFGADRCLRWAFEHCRRRNDRKQLTLVHKTNVLTFAANLWERAFHEVGEAEFPDITRDYNHIDAACMWFVKNPEYYDTIVVPNMFGDIITDLGAMIQGGLGVSAGGNINPDPGGCSMFECMGGSAPKYTGRNVINPIAAIAAMGMLLGVIGEQKGLDNLVRAGQRVDAAIGKTTPRMSSMSAGRMGHSTSAIGDLVAASL, from the coding sequence ATGTCCGAAACCATCAAATTGGCAGTTATCCCCGGCGACGGCACCGGCCCCGAGGTCACCGCCGAGGCGTGCAAGGTGCTGGAGGCGGTCGCCCCCCTGGAAGGCGTCACCTTCGAGCGGGTCGACTTCGACTACGGCGGCGACCGCTATCTGGCCACCGGCGAGGTGATCACCGAACGGCAGATCGACGAGCTGCGACAGTTCGACGCGATCTACCTGGGAGCCATCGGGCACCCGGAGGTGGCGCCGGGCATCCTGGAGAAGGGCCTGTTGCTGTCGATTCGCTTCCAGCTCGACCAGTACATCAACCTGCGCCCGGTCAAGCTCTATCCCGGCGTGGACTGCCCGCTCAAGGACAAGGGACCGGAGCACATCCGCTTCGACGTGATCCGCGAGAACACCGAGGACCTGTACTGCGGCGCCGGCGGCTTTCTGCGCAAGCACACCGCGCAGGAGATCGCCACCCAGGAGATGATCGCCACCCGTTTCGGCGCCGACCGCTGCCTGCGCTGGGCATTCGAGCACTGCCGGCGCCGCAACGACCGCAAGCAGCTTACCCTGGTGCACAAGACCAACGTGCTCACGTTCGCGGCCAACCTGTGGGAGCGCGCCTTCCACGAGGTGGGCGAAGCGGAGTTCCCGGACATCACGCGCGACTACAACCACATCGACGCCGCCTGCATGTGGTTCGTCAAGAACCCCGAGTACTACGACACCATCGTGGTGCCGAACATGTTCGGCGACATCATCACCGATCTCGGGGCGATGATTCAGGGCGGACTCGGCGTGTCCGCCGGCGGCAACATCAACCCCGACCCCGGCGGCTGCAGCATGTTCGAGTGCATGGGCGGCTCGGCCCCCAAGTACACGGGCAGGAACGTGATCAATCCGATCGCCGCCATCGCCGCCATGGGCATGCTGCTGGGCGTGATCGGCGAGCAGAAGGGCCTCGACAACCTGGTGCGCGCCGGGCAGCGGGTGGATGCCGCCATCGGCAAGACCACCCCCAGGATGAGCAGCATGTCCGCCGGCCGGATGGGCCACTCCACCAGCGCGATCGGGGACCTGGTAGCAGCGTCGCTGTAA
- a CDS encoding ATP-dependent DNA ligase, which translates to MPDSGRSDSSLQSLPVPPPVRPMLAKRVDGIPDGDRWLFEPKWDGFRTLVFRNGDELLLQSRDLKPMNRYFPELAAPLLAQLPERCAVDGELVIAGADGLEFETLQARIHPAASRVAMLADKTPASLVVWDLLCHDRLDLTEAPFRARRERLERLLAAARPPLHVTPITAVRGEAEDWFRRFEGAGLDGVMAKDPDGAYLAGKRPMLKVKHRRTADCVVAGLRWHRGAPEERVGSLLLGLYDDQRRLHHIGVVGSFTAVRRRALVEELRPYRTADEDHPWQGWTGAGAQRRPGAVSRWSTGKDLSWVPLRPQLVVEVSYDHMHLSPRQGVRQGSRLRHTAQFLRWRPDKNPAECTYDQLEVTAPYELQRIFGTA; encoded by the coding sequence ATGCCCGATTCCGGTCGATCCGACTCGTCGCTGCAGTCCCTGCCGGTTCCGCCGCCGGTGCGTCCCATGCTGGCCAAGCGGGTGGACGGCATCCCGGACGGCGACCGGTGGCTGTTCGAGCCGAAGTGGGACGGGTTCCGCACCCTGGTATTTCGCAACGGGGATGAGTTGCTGCTGCAGAGCCGCGACCTCAAGCCGATGAACCGCTACTTCCCCGAGTTGGCGGCGCCGCTGCTGGCACAGCTTCCGGAGCGCTGCGCGGTCGACGGCGAGCTGGTCATCGCGGGTGCCGACGGACTGGAGTTCGAGACCCTGCAGGCGCGCATCCATCCGGCCGCGTCGCGCGTGGCGATGCTGGCCGACAAGACGCCCGCGTCCCTGGTGGTGTGGGATCTGCTGTGCCACGACCGACTCGACCTGACCGAGGCGCCGTTCCGCGCACGCCGCGAGCGGCTGGAACGCCTGCTCGCGGCGGCCCGCCCACCGCTGCACGTCACGCCGATCACGGCCGTCCGCGGCGAGGCGGAGGACTGGTTCCGGCGCTTCGAAGGCGCCGGCCTGGACGGTGTCATGGCCAAGGATCCCGACGGCGCATACCTGGCGGGAAAGCGCCCCATGCTGAAGGTCAAGCACCGCCGCACCGCCGACTGCGTGGTGGCCGGACTGCGCTGGCATCGCGGAGCGCCCGAGGAACGCGTCGGCTCGTTGCTGCTCGGGCTGTATGACGATCAGCGCCGGCTGCACCATATCGGCGTGGTCGGGAGCTTTACCGCGGTCCGCCGGCGCGCGCTCGTGGAGGAGCTGCGTCCTTACCGGACGGCGGATGAAGACCATCCGTGGCAAGGCTGGACCGGCGCCGGCGCGCAGCGCAGACCGGGCGCGGTGAGCCGCTGGAGCACCGGCAAGGACCTGAGCTGGGTGCCGTTGCGCCCGCAACTGGTGGTAGAGGTGAGCTACGATCACATGCACCTGAGCCCACGCCAGGGCGTGCGGCAGGGCAGCCGCCTGCGCCACACTGCCCAGTTCCTCCGCTGGCGCCCGGACAAGAACCCGGCCGAGTGCACCTACGACCAGCTCGAAGTCACCGCACCCTACGAGTTGCAGCGCATCTTCGGCACCGCCTGA
- the yfbR gene encoding 5'-deoxynucleotidase, which produces MPNNSHFFAYLSRMKFIHRWGLMRNTQVENIQEHSLQVAMIAHALALIRNRLFAGSLDPERVMVLAVFHEVSEVITGDFPSPLKYFNPEISRAYSHIEQVASRKLWDMIPRELQPDYRSVLFREAGDADAWELVKAADKVSAYTKCLEELKAGNQEFAKAKDSLEREIADLGQPEVDYFMREFVHSFTLALDELN; this is translated from the coding sequence ATGCCGAACAACAGCCACTTCTTTGCCTACCTGTCGCGGATGAAGTTCATCCACCGGTGGGGCCTGATGCGCAACACCCAGGTCGAGAACATCCAGGAACACAGCCTGCAGGTGGCGATGATCGCGCATGCGCTTGCGCTGATCCGCAACCGCCTGTTCGCCGGCAGCCTCGATCCCGAGCGGGTCATGGTGCTGGCCGTGTTTCACGAGGTAAGCGAGGTGATTACCGGCGACTTCCCGAGCCCGTTGAAGTACTTCAACCCGGAAATCAGCCGCGCCTACTCGCACATCGAGCAGGTCGCGAGCCGCAAGCTGTGGGACATGATTCCGCGCGAGCTGCAGCCCGATTACCGCTCGGTGCTGTTCCGGGAGGCGGGCGACGCGGACGCCTGGGAGCTGGTGAAAGCCGCCGACAAGGTCAGCGCCTACACCAAGTGCCTGGAAGAGCTGAAGGCCGGCAACCAGGAGTTCGCCAAGGCCAAGGACAGTCTGGAGCGGGAGATCGCGGATCTGGGACAGCCCGAGGTCGACTACTTCATGCGCGAGTTCGTGCACAGCTTCACCCTCGCCCTCGACGAACTGAACTGA
- a CDS encoding phytanoyl-CoA dioxygenase family protein, whose amino-acid sequence MLVEFQRKRMELPSARFGYLRDSTDALHDVAELRRRIAADGYLWIRGLIDRDAVLEARRGVLERLRERDALVAGTPLMEGVMPRAGRSIGVGRAAHRPEVLRVLEGPELESFYRRFYGEEPATFGFKWLRAVGNEQFTGSHMDVVYMGRGSERVNTVWIPFGDIPIAQGTLAVCDASHRLDSFARIRETYGRTDVDRDRTEGWFSEDPEEISDRFGGRWLTADVRAGDVVTFGLYTLHGSTTNTTNRFRISCDVRFQPASEPMDERWAGRSPGGHYASALVPMAQSRKRWGL is encoded by the coding sequence ATGCTGGTGGAGTTTCAACGCAAGCGGATGGAGTTGCCGAGTGCGCGGTTCGGCTATCTGCGCGACAGCACCGATGCGCTGCATGACGTTGCGGAGTTGCGCCGGCGCATCGCCGCGGACGGCTACCTGTGGATCCGTGGACTGATCGACCGCGACGCGGTGCTGGAGGCGCGCCGCGGGGTGCTGGAGCGCCTGCGGGAGCGGGACGCGCTGGTCGCCGGAACGCCGCTGATGGAGGGGGTGATGCCGCGCGCCGGCCGGAGCATCGGCGTAGGCCGTGCCGCCCACCGCCCGGAGGTGCTGCGCGTGCTCGAAGGGCCGGAGCTGGAGTCGTTCTACCGCCGCTTCTACGGCGAGGAGCCGGCCACCTTCGGGTTCAAGTGGCTGCGGGCGGTGGGCAACGAGCAGTTCACCGGGTCGCACATGGACGTGGTGTACATGGGCCGCGGCAGCGAGCGCGTGAACACGGTGTGGATCCCGTTCGGCGACATCCCGATCGCGCAGGGCACGCTGGCCGTGTGCGACGCGTCGCACCGCCTGGACAGCTTCGCCCGCATACGAGAGACCTACGGCCGCACCGACGTGGACCGCGACCGCACCGAGGGCTGGTTCAGCGAGGATCCGGAGGAGATCTCGGACCGGTTCGGCGGCCGCTGGCTCACCGCCGACGTGCGCGCCGGCGACGTCGTCACCTTCGGGCTGTACACCCTGCACGGCTCCACCACCAACACCACCAACCGCTTCCGGATCAGTTGCGATGTGCGCTTTCAGCCCGCCTCCGAGCCGATGGACGAACGCTGGGCCGGACGCTCCCCCGGCGGCCACTACGCGAGCGCGCTCGTCCCCATGGCCCAGTCGCGCAAACGCTGGGGCCTGTAG